In a single window of the Biomphalaria glabrata chromosome 5, xgBioGlab47.1, whole genome shotgun sequence genome:
- the LOC106076070 gene encoding transcription factor BTF3 homolog 4-like encodes MNPEKLKQLQAKADVVRIGGKGSARRKRKVIHRTATTDDKKIQFSLKKLSVNVIPGIEEVNMIKEDGQVLHFNNPKVQASLAANTFAITGHAENKQIAEMLPGILNQLGAESLSSLKKLASTVASAADSNKQTTADVDDDDDVPELVENFDEASKDENV; translated from the exons atgaatccAGAAAAGTTAAAGCAACTTCAAGCCAAAGCTGATGTTGTCCGCATAGGGGGcaag GGATCAgcaagaagaaagagaaaagttATTCATCGTACAGCCACCACAGATGACAAGAAAATTCAATTCTCATTGAAGAAATTGTCTGTGAATGTAATTCCTGGAATTGAAGAG GTTAACATGATTAAGGAAGATGGCCAGGTGCTTCACTTTAATAATCCTAAAGTTCAAGCTTCATTGGCTGCAAATACATTTGCCATAACAGGGCATGCTGAGAACAAAC aaatagCTGAGATGCTGCCAGGAATTTTGAATCAGTTGGGTGCAGAAAGTTTAAGTAGCTTGAAAAAGTTAGCGTCCACTGTAGCTAGTG ctgCTGACAGCAACAAACAGACAACAgctgatgttgatgatgatgatgatgtccCTG aacttGTTGAGAACTTTGATGAAGCATCAAAAGATGAAAATGTTTGA